In one window of Leifsonia sp. NPDC080035 DNA:
- a CDS encoding LacI family DNA-binding transcriptional regulator: MAVKSSSIRDVAELAGVSVTTVSHVLNETPHTRVAEETRARVRHAAKTLGYGPNRAAQALRTNRSGLIGLLSEEIATTPHAGRIILGAQNAAREHDLTLVIINTERESSGTSHRDDVQALLDRQVDAVLYATMYHRQVSLPPNLQALPAVLIDSTDRAGIVPAVVPDEIGGAVAAVSHLVDAGHTRIGFLNNDDDVPATHLRFAGYRDVLDRNGIPFDATLTASAPSETLPGYELAREMLSRTDRPTALFCYNDRMAMGAYRAATELGLAIPRDLSIVGFDNQELIAANLFPGLTTVALPHYEMGVWAVETLVHLLHGEAEHRLLADKPTLLDCPLVTRGSVASPRAD, encoded by the coding sequence GTGGCAGTGAAGAGCTCGAGCATTCGAGACGTTGCAGAGTTGGCGGGAGTCTCCGTCACCACGGTTTCGCATGTGCTCAACGAGACCCCGCACACCCGCGTCGCCGAAGAGACACGGGCGAGAGTGCGGCACGCGGCGAAGACCCTCGGCTACGGCCCGAACCGGGCGGCGCAAGCGCTCCGCACGAACAGGTCGGGCTTGATCGGGCTCCTCAGTGAGGAGATCGCCACCACACCGCACGCGGGACGGATCATCCTCGGAGCGCAGAATGCTGCCCGCGAGCACGACCTCACGCTGGTGATCATCAACACGGAACGAGAGTCGAGCGGAACCTCCCACCGGGACGACGTGCAGGCGCTGCTGGACCGCCAGGTCGATGCCGTCCTCTACGCGACCATGTACCACCGCCAAGTGTCGCTTCCGCCGAACCTGCAAGCGCTTCCGGCCGTCCTCATCGACTCCACCGATCGAGCGGGCATTGTTCCGGCCGTCGTCCCCGATGAGATCGGTGGTGCGGTGGCTGCCGTCAGTCACCTCGTCGACGCCGGGCACACCCGGATCGGTTTCCTCAACAACGACGACGATGTCCCCGCAACCCATCTGCGATTCGCCGGCTACCGGGACGTGCTGGACAGGAATGGCATCCCCTTCGACGCCACTCTCACCGCCTCAGCGCCGTCCGAGACACTCCCCGGATACGAGCTCGCACGAGAGATGCTCAGCAGGACCGACCGGCCCACCGCCCTGTTCTGCTACAACGACCGCATGGCGATGGGCGCCTACCGCGCCGCCACCGAACTGGGGCTCGCCATACCCCGCGACCTCTCGATCGTCGGATTCGACAACCAGGAACTCATCGCAGCGAACCTGTTCCCGGGTCTCACCACCGTCGCCCTCCCGCACTACGAGATGGGCGTATGGGCGGTGGAGACGCTGGTCCATCTTCTTCACGGCGAAGCCGAGCACCGGCTCCTCGCCGACAAGCCGACACTCCTCGACTGCCCGCTGGTGACCCGCGGGTCCGTCGCCTCGCCACGCGCCGACTGA